In a single window of the Deltaproteobacteria bacterium genome:
- the tadA gene encoding Flp pilus assembly complex ATPase component TadA, which produces MREKKRLGEMLIEAGLISEDRLKQALVDQKRAGIKLGQFLIQRGIVSEDQIIDVLSRQLRIDKYDPDIYPPSPDLVQVIPIDVAQKYKLVPLRKRSYLITIAMADPMDIRALDEVESRTDLEVEPVVCSEGQFNQLLSATYGIRSAITETLEEMDLDSIDMSVEEERAEGSEDLRVSSLEGMAKEAPVIRLVNSIIAQAVREGASDIHLSPESNRVQLRFRIDGTLHEVPPPPKALMLPITSRMKILSNMDIAVSRIPQDGRFTVKMDNREINVRASAIPTIYGENIVLRLLDMSAALYTLDRLGMSLADRDKISSAIIRPYGMILSTGPTGSGKSTSLYAILSEINKPDINIITLEDPVEYRVENIRQIQLNRKAGMTFASGLRSILRQDPDVIMVGEIRDAETAGIATQAALTGHRVLSTVHTNDAVGAVTRFIDMGVEPFLVASVLLVTFAQRLVRTICPYCKEAYNPPDIALKAWGFTDEELKQANFQRGKGCNRCMNTGYRGRTGVFEVLFNDPDVQEMILAGKTGSEINRAMIQAGRLTTLRDDAKQKVLKGITTLEEAASTVML; this is translated from the coding sequence GTGAGAGAAAAAAAGAGACTGGGTGAAATGCTGATCGAGGCGGGCCTTATTTCGGAAGATCGATTAAAACAGGCTCTTGTCGATCAAAAGCGGGCTGGTATAAAATTGGGACAGTTTCTTATCCAGCGGGGCATTGTCAGTGAGGATCAGATCATCGATGTTCTGAGCCGGCAATTGCGGATCGATAAATACGATCCCGACATATATCCCCCAAGCCCCGATCTCGTCCAGGTGATCCCGATAGATGTTGCTCAAAAATATAAACTCGTTCCCCTGCGGAAAAGAAGTTACCTGATAACGATTGCCATGGCAGACCCCATGGATATTCGAGCTCTGGACGAAGTCGAATCGCGGACGGACCTGGAAGTTGAACCCGTCGTTTGTTCTGAAGGGCAGTTCAATCAGTTGCTGTCCGCCACCTATGGTATCCGGTCAGCTATCACGGAAACGCTCGAGGAAATGGACCTTGACAGTATTGACATGTCCGTTGAGGAAGAGCGTGCCGAGGGTTCCGAGGACCTCCGGGTCAGCTCTCTTGAAGGCATGGCCAAAGAGGCGCCGGTGATCAGGCTGGTTAATTCGATCATCGCTCAGGCTGTTCGAGAAGGGGCCAGCGATATACATCTCAGCCCGGAATCGAACCGGGTTCAATTGCGTTTCCGTATTGACGGTACACTTCATGAGGTTCCCCCGCCGCCCAAGGCGTTAATGCTTCCCATCACTTCCAGGATGAAAATACTTTCAAACATGGATATCGCCGTGTCGAGAATACCACAGGACGGCCGCTTTACGGTGAAAATGGATAACAGAGAGATCAACGTAAGGGCATCAGCGATTCCCACCATATACGGAGAAAACATCGTTCTCAGACTTCTCGATATGAGTGCCGCACTCTACACCCTGGATCGACTCGGCATGTCCCTGGCTGACAGGGATAAAATATCCTCTGCTATTATAAGACCTTACGGTATGATACTCAGCACAGGACCTACTGGAAGCGGAAAAAGCACAAGCCTCTATGCGATATTGAGTGAGATCAACAAGCCGGATATCAATATCATCACCCTCGAAGATCCCGTGGAATATCGTGTAGAAAATATCCGGCAGATTCAATTGAATCGAAAGGCGGGGATGACCTTTGCCAGCGGTCTTCGTTCCATATTGAGACAGGACCCTGACGTGATCATGGTGGGAGAAATCCGTGACGCGGAAACTGCGGGAATCGCGACCCAGGCGGCCTTGACCGGCCATCGGGTTCTGAGTACGGTACATACGAATGACGCCGTAGGCGCAGTTACGCGTTTTATCGATATGGGCGTAGAACCGTTTCTGGTAGCTTCAGTGCTCCTGGTTACCTTTGCGCAGCGTCTTGTAAGAACCATCTGCCCATACTGTAAGGAGGCATATAATCCTCCGGATATTGCTTTGAAAGCTTGGGGATTTACAGATGAAGAGCTGAAACAGGCGAATTTTCAGCGTGGAAAGGGTTGCAATCGTTGCATGAACACGGGTTACCGTGGACGAACAGGTGTCTTTGAAGTGCTCTTCAACGACCCGGATGTCCAGGAAATGATACTTGCTGGGAAAACAGGGTCGGAGATAAACCGAGCCATGATCCAGGCAGGCCGCCTGACAACACTTCGTGATGATGCGAAACAGAAGGTATTGAAAGGGATTACCACGCTGGAAGAAGCGGCTTCAACAGTTATGCTGTAA
- a CDS encoding type II secretion system F family protein codes for MPDYSYKAINQNGDSVSGVITAENVDMATTILSNQGYIPSKIAERSAVALLQFEKLKAMITPVTPEDLIIFTKQFRTMLVAGIQIVQILEILERQTQNPKLKEALKGIGIDIKGGESIAGAFEKYEHIFSSLYISMLTAGEASGTLPDVLKRLTYILEHEHKVKSDIKSALQYPKLVVIALGGAFFILLTFVIPKFESIFRGAGIALPLPTRICIAMNLFLKEYWYLLLAAIILSIAAYRLYVKTSNGRYVVDTLKLKVPIIGPLFIKAAMSRFASIFSILQASGVKILSSLQILSGTIGNQAIAFEFDRIKELVEEGRGISGPLKSAKYFPPMVIDMIAVGEETGQLDEMLNDVSNHYDDEVEYAVKRLSDNIGPILIVALAAVVGFFALAIFLPMWDLTKLVR; via the coding sequence ATGCCGGATTATTCGTACAAGGCCATAAATCAGAACGGCGATTCCGTTTCCGGGGTTATTACGGCGGAAAACGTTGATATGGCAACAACCATACTGAGCAATCAGGGGTACATTCCTTCAAAGATTGCGGAACGTTCGGCGGTTGCATTGCTGCAATTTGAGAAGTTGAAAGCGATGATTACACCGGTGACGCCGGAAGATCTGATCATTTTTACCAAGCAGTTCCGTACGATGCTCGTTGCCGGCATACAGATTGTTCAGATACTTGAGATTCTCGAGCGTCAGACGCAGAATCCGAAGCTCAAGGAAGCTCTCAAGGGAATCGGTATCGATATCAAGGGAGGTGAATCGATCGCCGGAGCTTTTGAAAAATACGAACATATATTCAGTAGCCTTTATATCAGCATGCTCACAGCAGGTGAAGCAAGCGGTACCCTGCCTGATGTGCTGAAGCGACTGACATATATCCTTGAACATGAGCACAAGGTAAAGTCAGACATAAAATCCGCCCTCCAATATCCGAAGCTGGTTGTTATCGCCCTCGGTGGAGCTTTTTTCATTCTTCTGACCTTTGTTATTCCCAAGTTTGAATCCATATTCAGAGGAGCCGGTATCGCTCTTCCCCTTCCGACAAGGATATGTATTGCCATGAACCTCTTTCTCAAGGAATACTGGTACCTCTTACTGGCGGCGATAATTCTGTCCATTGCGGCATACCGCCTTTATGTAAAAACCTCCAACGGAAGGTATGTGGTTGATACCCTGAAATTGAAGGTTCCCATTATCGGTCCGCTCTTCATCAAAGCCGCCATGTCCCGTTTTGCCAGCATATTTTCTATTCTTCAGGCCAGCGGTGTTAAAATTCTCAGTTCCCTCCAGATCCTGTCCGGAACGATTGGTAATCAGGCGATCGCCTTTGAATTTGACCGGATCAAGGAACTTGTAGAGGAAGGACGAGGTATATCGGGACCACTGAAGTCTGCAAAGTATTTTCCTCCCATGGTCATAGACATGATAGCCGTAGGTGAGGAAACGGGACAACTCGATGAAATGCTGAACGATGTTTCCAACCACTATGACGATGAGGTTGAGTACGCCGTAAAAAGACTCTCCGACAATATCGGTCCCATATTAATTGTTGCCCTTGCGGCGGTCGTTGGATTCTTTGCACTGGCCATCTTTCTTCCCATGTGGGATTTGACCAAGCTGGTTCGATAA
- a CDS encoding sigma-54-dependent Fis family transcriptional regulator → MTHPQQNKLFREKNQLSISLYVLVPAIFAGISLLSFIVAVNVNRYLTAAKDTGLFWFVFWSIIIAAATFISGFLIISLIIRPMKTFVEKAAELPGFSTELSTKKGIASTKDELERFNTVFKEVTKILGKVESREYFPEIIGQSKAMRSLFNEILRVAPTDSTVLITGESGTGKELIANSIYDHSLRKGKPFIKLNCVAIPEGLLESELFGHEKGAFTGATAMKRGKFELANEGCLMLDEIGDMPLETQAKLLRVLQEKKFERVGSSNTITVDVRFIAASNKDLQKMVSEGKFREDLFYRLNVFHLHIPPLRDRKEDIPLLADYFLQRSNRPNVSISSLALQYLLTYHWPGNVRELENTIERMAVMTETGVIEPGHIPPNMVSQVLQEGGLKFSAVESEDEPGESIDQYLSRIERNMIIDALTATAGVQSKAARLLGIKERSLWHRIKKYEIDISPLKESVGIGGKTSNNVDIK, encoded by the coding sequence ATGACACATCCTCAACAGAATAAACTTTTCCGGGAAAAAAATCAGCTCAGTATCAGTCTTTATGTGCTCGTGCCCGCCATATTTGCCGGCATTTCACTCCTTTCATTCATCGTCGCCGTCAATGTAAACCGTTATCTAACCGCTGCAAAGGATACGGGATTGTTCTGGTTCGTATTCTGGAGTATCATCATTGCCGCGGCGACTTTTATAAGCGGTTTCTTGATAATATCGCTGATTATACGACCCATGAAAACCTTTGTGGAAAAGGCTGCTGAACTCCCGGGGTTTTCTACGGAACTCTCCACAAAAAAAGGAATTGCAAGTACGAAGGATGAACTGGAAAGATTCAACACTGTCTTCAAGGAAGTTACAAAGATCCTGGGTAAGGTGGAATCGCGGGAATATTTCCCCGAGATAATAGGGCAGAGCAAGGCCATGCGCTCCCTCTTCAATGAGATATTGCGGGTTGCGCCGACCGATTCAACTGTTCTTATCACCGGTGAAAGCGGGACCGGCAAGGAACTTATAGCCAACAGTATTTACGATCACAGTCTCCGTAAGGGAAAGCCCTTTATCAAGCTTAACTGTGTTGCCATACCGGAAGGATTGCTTGAAAGTGAATTGTTCGGACACGAAAAGGGTGCCTTTACGGGGGCAACGGCAATGAAACGCGGAAAATTCGAGCTGGCGAACGAAGGTTGCCTCATGCTTGATGAAATCGGTGATATGCCTCTTGAAACACAGGCCAAGTTGTTACGAGTTCTTCAGGAAAAGAAATTCGAACGCGTCGGCAGCAGCAACACCATAACTGTTGATGTCAGATTCATCGCCGCGTCGAACAAGGACCTGCAGAAAATGGTTTCTGAAGGAAAATTCAGGGAGGATCTCTTTTACCGGCTGAACGTGTTTCATCTTCATATTCCTCCCTTGAGGGATCGAAAGGAGGACATTCCTTTACTCGCAGACTATTTTCTTCAAAGGTCCAATCGGCCGAATGTTTCGATTTCATCCCTGGCGCTCCAGTATCTCCTCACATACCACTGGCCCGGAAATGTAAGGGAACTGGAAAATACCATAGAACGGATGGCGGTGATGACAGAGACAGGCGTCATTGAACCGGGTCATATCCCTCCAAACATGGTATCGCAGGTTCTGCAGGAAGGTGGTCTGAAATTTTCAGCGGTGGAAAGTGAGGATGAGCCAGGGGAATCAATTGATCAATATCTCTCACGGATTGAGCGAAACATGATCATCGATGCACTGACTGCTACCGCCGGAGTTCAGTCAAAAGCAGCCCGGCTCTTGGGCATAAAAGAGCGAAGCCTCTGGCATCGTATAAAAAAATACGAAATCGATATTTCTCCCTTGAAGGAATCTGTCGGGATAGGGGGAAAAACATCAAATAATGTAGATATTAAATAA
- a CDS encoding type II secretion system protein, producing MGNIIEGKQGGFTLIEIVAVLVLLGIAAAIAVPKYFDMMQGAEKKALQHALTEMQSRACSEFSQSLILHDGRADITDTDSFDDLNMGSDSEVLEILDGFQGTWSYISETEISYSFKHGPKTATFRLIPGTETEQPMITMNIS from the coding sequence ATGGGGAACATTATTGAGGGGAAGCAGGGAGGGTTCACCCTGATTGAAATAGTGGCTGTTCTGGTCCTGCTCGGTATAGCTGCTGCGATTGCTGTTCCGAAGTATTTTGACATGATGCAAGGAGCAGAGAAAAAGGCATTGCAACACGCGCTGACTGAAATGCAGAGCCGGGCATGCAGTGAATTTTCACAATCATTGATTTTACATGACGGACGTGCTGATATTACCGATACGGATTCATTTGATGATCTGAACATGGGGTCAGATAGTGAAGTACTTGAAATATTGGATGGATTTCAGGGAACGTGGAGCTACATAAGCGAGACGGAAATAAGCTATTCCTTCAAACATGGACCGAAAACAGCGACGTTTCGCTTGATTCCAGGAACTGAAACGGAGCAGCCGATGATCACAATGAATATTTCATAA
- a CDS encoding type II secretion system protein, with amino-acid sequence MRNQKGFTLIEIIAVLVILGILAAVAIPKYFDMQKSAEIKSLDVALNDMKSRAVTAFSKSMLENDGVAQNISAFSVLGFESTTDVTDAYDDFAGTWSYVSNTVISYDGNNFNSATFTLSPGDSETPPSITLSIAE; translated from the coding sequence ATCAGAAATCAGAAAGGTTTTACCCTTATTGAAATCATCGCCGTCCTGGTCATCCTTGGAATTCTGGCGGCCGTAGCCATCCCGAAGTATTTCGATATGCAGAAATCAGCGGAAATCAAGTCGTTGGATGTGGCACTCAATGATATGAAAAGCCGAGCCGTGACGGCATTCTCGAAATCCATGCTGGAGAATGACGGAGTTGCGCAGAATATTTCCGCTTTCTCCGTTCTCGGTTTTGAATCAACAACTGATGTTACCGATGCCTATGACGATTTTGCTGGAACCTGGTCGTATGTAAGCAATACAGTAATCAGTTACGATGGAAATAACTTCAATTCAGCGACATTCACGCTATCTCCAGGTGATTCAGAGACCCCGCCTTCGATTACTCTGTCTATTGCTGAATAA